From Bacteroidales bacterium, a single genomic window includes:
- a CDS encoding nucleotidyl transferase AbiEii/AbiGii toxin family protein, whose protein sequence is MLQYRAVYPETLELLKILMKYDSLRQTFLVGGTALALQLGHRISVDIDLFSETDFDTNEILSELRQDLELQVIIQKEKNSLIINARKKNTNNEFVKVDFVKYAYPLLKELKNEDGIRLLSVEDIIPMKLSAIANRGAKKDFFDIYELMKTYSLSDMFELFSKKYPDTAHFHILKSLTYFDDAEEDFDPITLLDTDWEIVKQTIENKVNKFV, encoded by the coding sequence ATGTTACAATACAGAGCCGTCTATCCAGAAACTTTGGAATTACTAAAAATTCTGATGAAATATGATAGTTTGAGACAGACTTTTTTAGTCGGAGGAACTGCATTAGCCTTGCAATTAGGACATCGTATCTCTGTCGATATTGATTTGTTTTCTGAAACTGATTTTGATACAAATGAGATTTTGTCGGAATTACGTCAAGATTTAGAACTGCAAGTGATTATACAGAAAGAGAAAAACTCTTTGATAATCAATGCCAGAAAGAAAAATACGAATAATGAATTTGTAAAAGTGGATTTTGTAAAATACGCCTATCCTCTTTTAAAAGAGTTAAAAAATGAAGACGGAATACGTTTATTATCAGTTGAAGATATAATTCCGATGAAACTTTCTGCAATTGCTAACAGAGGAGCAAAAAAAGATTTCTTTGATATTTACGAATTAATGAAAACATACTCATTATCTGATATGTTCGAGCTGTTTTCAAAAAAATATCCAGACACCGCACATTTTCACATATTAAAAAGTCTAACATATTTTGATGATGCAGAAGAAGATTTTGACCCAATAACTTTACTTGATACTGACTGGGAAATTGTAAAGCAAACTATTGAAAATAAAGTAAATAAATTTGTATAA
- a CDS encoding SoxR reducing system RseC family protein: MIQHKGIILSINKNIAEISIQQTSACVSCQVKGSCLSVDTKERRITANITPENYEVGEEVQVTLKTTQGYKAVFIAYVIPFILIIAVLVLGETLGLAEWKSAVAAICVTVLYYIALKLFGKQLSQSMTFKIEKLNNI; this comes from the coding sequence ATGATCCAACACAAGGGAATTATACTTTCAATAAATAAAAACATCGCTGAGATATCGATTCAGCAAACGTCAGCCTGCGTTTCGTGTCAAGTAAAAGGGTCGTGCCTTTCTGTAGATACGAAAGAGAGACGAATAACGGCAAACATTACCCCCGAAAATTACGAAGTTGGAGAAGAGGTTCAGGTAACACTTAAAACCACACAGGGATATAAAGCTGTCTTTATTGCTTACGTAATCCCATTTATACTGATTATTGCGGTATTGGTTTTAGGAGAAACGCTTGGTCTCGCAGAGTGGAAGTCGGCTGTAGCAGCGATTTGCGTAACAGTCCTTTATTATATTGCGCTTAAACTGTTCGGGAAACAGCTGTCGCAATCTATGACATTTAAAATTGAGAAGTTAAATAATATATAA
- a CDS encoding Fe-S cluster domain-containing protein, giving the protein MVLLSIITLCAIGAIAAIMLYYAAKKFQVYEDPRIDEVEAVLPSANCGGCGYPGCRGLAEALVKADDISELKCPAGGDSVMSAVAKILGQEVKTSEPMIAVIRCNGTLENRPRTSVFQGAKNCAIAQSVYIGETDCAYGCFGYGDCVDACKFNAIHIDPTTGLPVIDEEHCVACGACVKACPRNIIELRKKGPKSRRIYVSCVNCDKGAIAKKACAVACIGCGKCAKECPHEAITIQNNVAYIDFNKCKLCRKCVEVCPTNAITELNFPPRKENKNAETSGVTNEN; this is encoded by the coding sequence ATAGTTTTATTATCAATTATTACACTATGTGCTATCGGAGCTATTGCAGCCATAATGCTCTATTATGCAGCCAAAAAGTTCCAGGTATATGAAGATCCTCGGATAGATGAGGTTGAAGCCGTATTGCCATCGGCAAACTGCGGAGGATGTGGTTATCCCGGTTGTCGTGGATTAGCCGAAGCTTTAGTCAAGGCTGACGATATTTCGGAACTGAAATGTCCTGCCGGCGGTGACTCTGTTATGAGTGCAGTTGCTAAGATTTTGGGACAAGAGGTTAAGACCTCGGAGCCTATGATTGCTGTCATACGATGCAACGGCACACTAGAGAACAGACCAAGAACATCAGTTTTTCAAGGAGCAAAGAACTGTGCAATTGCTCAATCAGTCTATATAGGAGAAACTGACTGTGCATACGGCTGTTTCGGCTATGGCGACTGTGTTGACGCTTGTAAGTTCAATGCAATACACATCGACCCAACAACAGGACTGCCTGTGATAGACGAAGAACATTGTGTCGCCTGTGGAGCGTGTGTAAAGGCTTGTCCGCGGAATATTATCGAACTGCGCAAGAAAGGACCTAAAAGCCGTCGCATTTATGTTAGTTGCGTTAACTGCGACAAGGGTGCGATAGCAAAGAAAGCGTGTGCGGTTGCATGTATAGGCTGTGGCAAATGTGCAAAAGAGTGCCCCCACGAAGCAATTACCATTCAAAACAATGTTGCATACATTGATTTCAACAAGTGCAAGCTATGTAGGAAATGCGTTGAGGTTTGTCCAACTAACGCAATTACAGAATTAAATTTTCCACCAAGGAAAGAGAATAAAAACGCTGAAACAAGCGGTGTTACTAACGAAAATTAA
- the rsxC gene encoding electron transport complex subunit RsxC: MLKTFKMGGVHPPENKISANSPIEVLPLPETVTIPISQHIGVPSQILVQKNDKVKVGTLIAKQNGFVSANIHSSVSGTVQKIEEVFDTSGYRRMAITIAVEGDEWEEFIDRSTDLKKDYDTSIDIIQKIAEAGIVGLGGATFPAHVKLTVPQGKKAEILIINGVECEPYLTSDHRLMLERDNEIMIGTSILMKALNVSDAAIGIENNKPDAIKKLTETAKNYPGIKVVPLKVKYPQGAEKQLIKAIINREVPSGKLPIEVGAVVQNIGTAFAVYEAVVKNKPLIERVVTVTGKSLEKPSNLLVRIGTPVQKLLDYAGGIDENATKVISGGPMMGKAISNLDIPVTKGTSGIVVLSKKEGYRKEQNNCIRCARCVSVCPMGLEPYLLMAYSERQMWSEAEKDKVMDCIECGSCSFTCPSSRPLLDYVRLGKSTVGKIIRNRK; the protein is encoded by the coding sequence GTGCTTAAAACATTTAAAATGGGTGGTGTTCATCCACCGGAAAATAAAATTTCGGCAAACTCTCCAATAGAGGTTCTTCCGTTACCTGAGACTGTGACGATACCAATATCACAACATATTGGTGTGCCCTCACAGATTTTAGTGCAGAAAAATGATAAAGTAAAAGTTGGAACTCTGATTGCCAAACAGAACGGCTTTGTATCTGCAAATATTCACTCATCGGTATCGGGTACGGTGCAAAAAATTGAAGAGGTGTTCGATACATCTGGATACCGCAGAATGGCTATCACAATCGCAGTCGAGGGCGATGAATGGGAAGAGTTCATCGACCGCTCGACCGACCTGAAGAAAGATTACGACACTTCAATAGATATTATACAAAAGATTGCCGAGGCTGGTATCGTTGGACTTGGCGGTGCAACCTTTCCCGCACACGTCAAACTGACCGTCCCACAGGGCAAAAAGGCTGAAATTCTGATTATTAACGGCGTTGAGTGCGAGCCTTACTTAACATCAGACCACAGGTTGATGCTCGAACGCGATAACGAAATAATGATTGGCACCTCGATACTTATGAAAGCCCTGAATGTCAGCGATGCAGCTATCGGGATAGAGAACAATAAGCCCGATGCAATTAAAAAACTGACCGAAACGGCTAAGAACTACCCGGGTATCAAAGTTGTACCTCTAAAAGTAAAATATCCACAAGGGGCTGAAAAACAGCTTATTAAAGCAATCATAAATCGTGAAGTACCAAGTGGAAAGCTCCCGATAGAGGTAGGCGCAGTAGTACAGAATATCGGAACTGCATTTGCAGTTTACGAAGCTGTTGTAAAGAACAAACCACTGATTGAAAGAGTTGTAACCGTAACAGGAAAATCGCTGGAAAAACCGTCAAATCTGTTAGTTAGAATAGGCACGCCTGTACAAAAGTTGCTCGATTATGCCGGCGGCATTGATGAAAACGCCACCAAAGTCATAAGTGGCGGTCCTATGATGGGCAAAGCGATAAGCAATTTAGATATCCCTGTAACGAAAGGCACAAGTGGTATAGTTGTATTAAGCAAAAAAGAGGGCTACAGAAAAGAACAAAACAACTGTATCCGTTGTGCTCGCTGCGTTTCTGTTTGTCCGATGGGGCTTGAGCCATATCTGCTTATGGCATACTCCGAGAGACAGATGTGGAGCGAGGCAGAAAAAGATAAAGTAATGGATTGTATCGAATGTGGCTCGTGCAGTTTTACGTGTCCGTCTAGTCGTCCGCTATTGGATTATGTTAGACTTGGAAAATCGACTGTTGGAAAAATCATTCGCAATAGAAAGTAA
- a CDS encoding RnfABCDGE type electron transport complex subunit D, with protein MNRKLIVSPSPHAKGSDSISSIMYGVIFSLIPVLAVSVYFFGISALIVTLTAVVSCMVFEFLIQKFILKGKLTVFDGSAIITGMLLAFNLPSSIPIWMIIIGSLVAIGVAKMSFGGLGNNPFNPALVGRVFMLISFPVEMTSWPANRFTLIDGYSGATPLGLAKAAFKSGEPLNEVMPNLADMGHIFNYFVGNMEGCIGEISALFILLGGLYMLYRRIITWHIPVSIFATVFIFSGILHLVNPEQYISPMFHLLTGGLFLGAIYMATDMVTSPMSSKGMIIFGIGIGALTIIIRTWGAYPEGVSFAILIMNAFVPLINRYIKPKRFGKEVKHG; from the coding sequence ATGAATCGTAAATTAATTGTTTCACCTTCACCCCATGCCAAAGGTAGTGACTCTATCTCGTCAATAATGTATGGCGTGATATTCAGCTTGATACCGGTGTTAGCGGTTTCGGTTTACTTTTTTGGTATATCGGCGCTTATTGTAACGCTCACTGCTGTTGTATCGTGCATGGTGTTTGAATTTTTAATTCAGAAGTTTATATTAAAGGGCAAGCTCACTGTATTCGATGGCTCTGCAATAATAACGGGAATGCTTTTAGCTTTCAACCTACCATCATCAATTCCAATTTGGATGATAATTATAGGCTCTCTTGTAGCTATTGGGGTAGCAAAAATGTCGTTCGGTGGATTGGGCAATAATCCGTTTAACCCGGCACTTGTTGGTAGGGTTTTTATGTTGATTTCATTTCCTGTTGAGATGACATCGTGGCCCGCCAACAGATTTACTTTGATTGATGGATATTCAGGAGCTACACCGCTTGGACTTGCCAAAGCTGCTTTCAAAAGTGGCGAACCCCTGAATGAAGTTATGCCAAACCTGGCTGATATGGGACATATATTCAACTACTTTGTAGGAAATATGGAGGGTTGTATAGGTGAGATTTCGGCACTGTTTATCCTATTGGGCGGTCTTTATATGCTTTATCGTAGAATTATTACCTGGCATATTCCAGTATCAATATTTGCTACTGTTTTTATTTTCTCAGGAATACTGCATTTGGTTAACCCAGAGCAATATATCTCGCCGATGTTTCATTTACTTACTGGAGGTCTGTTCCTGGGAGCAATTTATATGGCAACGGATATGGTAACTTCGCCCATGTCGAGCAAAGGAATGATAATCTTCGGTATTGGTATTGGCGCACTTACGATAATTATTCGTACATGGGGCGCATATCCCGAAGGAGTATCATTTGCTATATTGATAATGAATGCATTTGTACCACTAATCAACAGATATATAAAACCTAAACGCTTTGGAAAGGAGGTTAAACATGGCTAA
- a CDS encoding RnfABCDGE type electron transport complex subunit G, with translation MAKKESTFLNMLITLLVITLVSATALGYVYELTKEPIELAKQNKNLEAVKQVVPEFDNDLNESKCQLTTDEGVTLDAYHAKMGDSIVGTAVKTFTNNGFSGEVWLMVGFTPDGSIYNISVLEHQETPGLGTKMSDPSFKDQFMNKNPETFKLRVKKDGGDVDAITAATVSSRAFCDAVERAHRALTGCVDGTTSATTSSQASNDTEEQADKTLTEGGDK, from the coding sequence ATGGCTAAAAAAGAATCTACATTTTTAAATATGCTGATCACGTTGTTAGTAATAACATTGGTGTCGGCAACAGCTTTGGGTTATGTTTACGAACTTACTAAAGAACCGATTGAACTGGCAAAACAAAATAAAAATCTTGAAGCTGTAAAACAGGTCGTTCCTGAGTTTGATAATGATTTAAACGAATCCAAATGCCAACTAACTACAGATGAGGGCGTTACTTTAGATGCGTATCATGCAAAAATGGGAGACTCAATAGTAGGAACAGCCGTTAAGACTTTTACCAACAACGGATTTAGCGGCGAAGTTTGGCTAATGGTTGGTTTTACACCTGATGGCTCGATATACAATATTTCGGTACTCGAACATCAAGAGACTCCGGGATTGGGTACAAAAATGAGCGATCCAAGTTTTAAGGATCAGTTTATGAACAAAAATCCTGAAACGTTTAAACTAAGAGTTAAAAAAGATGGTGGCGATGTTGACGCTATAACCGCAGCCACAGTAAGCTCACGCGCATTTTGCGATGCGGTAGAACGCGCCCACAGGGCTTTAACAGGCTGCGTTGACGGAACTACGTCAGCCACAACAAGTTCACAAGCATCTAACGATACAGAAGAACAAGCAGATAAGACTTTAACAGAAGGAGGTGACAAATGA
- a CDS encoding electron transport complex subunit E — translation MNFKQNLTKGFFKENAVFVLLLGLCPTLAVSNSAINGLGMGLATTFVLMSSNMAISLVKNLIPDKVRIPSFIVIIATFVTLVDLTMSAYLPSLHAALGIYIPLIVVNCIILARAEAFASKNSVFDSMIDGISMGLGFAMALTILGTIRELLGAGSIFGINVPIYPVDESGNPVTTLIFILAPGAFMVLGYVIAIINRLRKA, via the coding sequence ATGAATTTCAAACAAAATCTAACAAAAGGTTTCTTTAAGGAGAATGCCGTTTTTGTCCTACTATTAGGGCTCTGTCCTACCCTTGCCGTATCAAACTCGGCAATAAACGGATTAGGTATGGGACTCGCAACAACGTTTGTTCTGATGTCGTCAAACATGGCTATATCATTAGTCAAGAATCTTATCCCCGATAAAGTGCGAATACCCTCGTTTATAGTTATTATAGCTACGTTCGTTACTTTGGTTGATTTAACTATGTCGGCTTATTTGCCCAGCTTGCATGCAGCATTAGGAATTTATATCCCGCTGATTGTGGTTAACTGTATAATTTTGGCGCGCGCCGAAGCGTTCGCATCAAAAAATAGCGTTTTTGATTCAATGATTGACGGTATAAGCATGGGACTTGGTTTCGCAATGGCTCTGACCATTTTAGGCACAATTCGTGAGCTTTTGGGGGCTGGTTCGATATTTGGTATTAACGTACCGATTTACCCTGTAGATGAGTCGGGAAACCCCGTAACAACGCTAATATTTATACTTGCACCAGGTGCATTTATGGTGTTAGGATACGTTATTGCAATAATTAACAGATTACGTAAAGCATAA
- a CDS encoding electron transport complex protein RnfA has translation MIYITIIISSIFVNNIVLSQIIGICPFMGVSKKIDTAVGMGGAVTFVLVLSTVVTFLVQKYALDPFGIGYLQTIVFILIIASLVQLVEIVLKKVAPPLYQALGVYLPLISTNCAVLGIAIMTIQKGYTLLEGAVYAFSIALGFAFALVLFAGIREQLDLVSIPKGMKGIPIALITASILAMAFMGFAGIV, from the coding sequence ATGATATATATAACCATAATCATATCGTCAATTTTTGTCAACAATATAGTGTTGAGCCAAATAATTGGAATTTGCCCATTTATGGGAGTATCCAAAAAAATTGACACAGCAGTTGGCATGGGCGGTGCTGTAACTTTTGTATTGGTTCTATCGACCGTAGTTACATTTTTAGTTCAAAAGTATGCGCTTGACCCGTTTGGAATTGGATATCTTCAAACAATAGTCTTTATATTAATCATCGCCTCATTGGTACAGTTGGTCGAGATAGTTTTGAAAAAGGTTGCCCCACCACTCTATCAGGCACTTGGTGTTTATTTGCCGTTAATTTCAACAAACTGTGCGGTACTTGGTATCGCCATTATGACCATTCAAAAAGGGTACACGTTATTAGAAGGAGCAGTTTACGCATTCTCAATAGCATTAGGCTTTGCATTTGCGTTGGTACTCTTTGCAGGTATCAGAGAGCAGCTTGACTTAGTAAGTATCCCCAAAGGTATGAAAGGCATACCTATTGCTTTGATAACAGCAAGCATTTTGGCTATGGCGTTTATGGGATTTGCGGGAATCGTTTAA
- a CDS encoding LysM peptidoglycan-binding domain-containing protein has translation MRYYSIVIIFLLSVACCYAQAQPAGRQNRVIISGKSYIIHIVKRGETLYNISKTYNIPYDSLTAANPLVLPTSLEIGSALKIPCLEADKKTASEIKDSIPLYHVVQKGENIYRISLKYNLKPSDIYKLNPGSEVSISVGQKLLLQANDDVEIVDIEQDKQFIYHTVQEKETLMAISRKYGVKLEDLKKNNSKLKDNDIISVGEKIRVPRDMVEVITQVSTTQTDTTFQYHKVKPKETLFSISRLYEVSIDEIKTINPALNSRELMAGELLKLPIKQLSEETTRHEPTQEPIVAPCPCKEQNIYRTVKVGLMLPFYTNINDTLTQTRTIPQIFERSRQFVEFYQGLLLAMNDLKEKNLLAELHVFDTQNSQYVVRQICNSEDFKNLDLIIGPAFSKNIEIVSQEAKKYNIPIVSPLSTDDKFLEDNENAFMVSPSQKIQDDESIKHINDIKSDSYVVIFDGNQYDSTYIPALKQHIFNKYTPETIGKLKYTEFTYHKGMETQLMDLFTNNDSVVIIMPSRDKAFVSDIVARLNTLTAEKSIILFGQPRWSRFDNIKLEFFHNLNTHLFSLSYCDYTKENVINFVRQYRAFYNTEPSNRAFEGYDIAKYFIGAVHRYGKDFRCCLDKYKPELLHMFFDMKQTKSGTGYANHHLYMIHYMKNFERSIKTIEN, from the coding sequence ATGAGGTATTATTCAATTGTCATTATCTTCTTGTTATCAGTAGCTTGCTGTTACGCTCAGGCACAACCTGCAGGGAGACAAAACAGAGTTATTATATCAGGAAAATCCTATATTATCCACATTGTAAAACGTGGCGAAACCCTCTATAATATTTCAAAAACATACAATATCCCATACGACAGTTTAACGGCTGCAAATCCGTTAGTATTACCAACATCATTGGAAATTGGCTCTGCACTGAAAATCCCCTGTTTAGAAGCTGACAAAAAAACAGCCTCCGAGATTAAAGACTCTATACCTCTATACCATGTGGTTCAAAAAGGTGAAAATATTTACAGAATATCACTGAAATATAATTTAAAACCGAGTGATATTTATAAGCTAAATCCGGGTTCGGAGGTTAGCATTAGTGTAGGTCAGAAACTATTACTACAAGCAAATGATGATGTAGAAATTGTTGATATAGAACAAGATAAACAGTTTATATATCACACAGTGCAAGAGAAAGAGACACTGATGGCTATATCAAGAAAATATGGGGTTAAACTTGAAGACCTGAAAAAAAATAACTCAAAACTAAAGGATAATGACATTATAAGTGTTGGAGAAAAAATAAGAGTTCCTCGCGATATGGTGGAAGTAATAACGCAAGTTAGCACAACACAAACCGATACAACATTTCAATATCATAAAGTAAAACCTAAAGAGACACTTTTCAGTATATCAAGGCTTTACGAGGTGTCGATTGATGAAATAAAAACAATTAATCCCGCACTAAACAGCCGAGAGCTTATGGCTGGCGAATTGTTGAAACTTCCAATAAAACAGTTGTCAGAAGAGACAACCCGACATGAGCCTACTCAAGAACCTATTGTCGCTCCATGCCCTTGTAAAGAGCAAAATATATATCGCACTGTAAAGGTTGGATTAATGTTGCCGTTTTATACAAACATTAACGACACTCTGACACAAACAAGAACTATTCCCCAAATATTTGAGCGCTCGAGACAATTCGTTGAGTTTTATCAGGGTTTATTGCTAGCAATGAACGACTTAAAGGAGAAAAATCTTTTGGCTGAGTTGCATGTATTTGATACACAAAACAGTCAATATGTTGTCCGTCAAATATGTAATTCTGAGGACTTTAAAAATTTAGATTTAATAATTGGACCTGCATTCAGCAAAAACATTGAAATCGTGTCGCAGGAAGCCAAAAAGTATAATATTCCTATAGTCAGCCCCCTCTCCACCGATGATAAGTTTCTTGAGGATAATGAAAATGCATTTATGGTCAGTCCATCTCAAAAAATACAGGATGACGAATCTATAAAACATATAAATGACATTAAAAGTGATAGTTATGTAGTAATATTTGACGGTAATCAATATGACTCAACGTATATTCCTGCTCTTAAGCAACATATTTTTAATAAATATACTCCTGAAACCATTGGGAAGTTAAAATACACTGAGTTTACGTACCATAAAGGCATGGAGACCCAATTAATGGATCTGTTTACAAACAATGATTCGGTGGTTATAATAATGCCGTCAAGAGATAAAGCTTTTGTAAGCGACATTGTTGCACGTCTCAATACTTTAACTGCAGAAAAGAGTATTATTTTATTTGGACAGCCGAGATGGTCCAGATTTGATAATATTAAACTTGAGTTTTTCCACAATCTAAACACACATCTGTTCTCTCTCTCCTATTGTGACTACACTAAAGAGAACGTAATTAATTTTGTCAGACAATACAGAGCTTTTTATAATACTGAACCCTCAAACAGAGCTTTTGAAGGATACGATATTGCAAAATATTTTATTGGGGCTGTTCATAGATACGGTAAGGACTTTAGATGCTGTTTAGACAAATACAAACCGGAACTTCTCCATATGTTTTTCGATATGAAACAGACAAAAAGCGGAACAGGTTATGCTAATCATCATTTGTACATGATACACTACATGAAAAACTTTGAACGCTCGATAAAAACGATTGAAAATTAA
- a CDS encoding DNA-3-methyladenine glycosylase I — translation MNLNKKRCPWAILSDEKYVEYHDKEWGVPLFDDNRLFEMLVLEGAQAGLSWRTILHKRDEYRSCFFGFNPEKVARMTNDDVETLMLTGGIIRNRLKISSAIKNAKVFIDIVEKYGSFSNYYWNWVDGKPIINHFKTMDEVPAKTPLSEAISKDLKGRGMSFIGATIIYSFMQATGMVNDHLTSCFRHKELC, via the coding sequence ATGAATTTGAACAAAAAACGTTGTCCATGGGCTATATTAAGCGACGAGAAATATGTGGAATACCACGATAAAGAGTGGGGTGTGCCTCTGTTTGATGACAACAGACTTTTTGAGATGTTAGTATTAGAGGGCGCACAGGCAGGGTTAAGCTGGCGCACTATTCTTCACAAACGCGACGAGTATAGAAGCTGTTTCTTTGGATTTAATCCCGAAAAGGTTGCGAGAATGACCAATGATGACGTGGAGACTCTTATGTTAACAGGTGGAATTATTCGTAACAGATTGAAAATAAGCTCTGCCATTAAAAACGCTAAGGTTTTTATTGATATTGTTGAAAAATATGGTTCATTCTCGAACTACTATTGGAATTGGGTTGACGGAAAACCTATTATCAATCACTTTAAGACAATGGATGAGGTTCCCGCCAAGACACCCCTTTCCGAAGCGATAAGCAAGGATTTAAAAGGCAGAGGTATGTCTTTTATTGGAGCCACGATAATATATTCGTTTATGCAGGCAACAGGAATGGTTAACGACCATTTAACAAGCTGTTTTAGGCATAAAGAGTTGTGTTAG
- a CDS encoding KilA-N domain-containing protein encodes MAKKITVEGKEISIILEKEQEYISLTDMLKAKDGDFFISDWLRNRNTIEYLGIWESVYNPDFNYGEFAIIKSQAGLNSYKLSVKEWVDKTNAIGLKATAGRYGGTYAHPDIAFEFGMWISPQFKIYLVKEFQRLKSEENDHLKLEWNLQRTLAKVNYQIHTDAIKENLIPQEITKQQINFIYANEADLLNVALFGITAKEWRDSNPDKTGNIRDYATLEQLVVLSNMESVNALLIRQGLSQSERLMQLNKVAITQMKSLLASNTMKKLK; translated from the coding sequence ATGGCAAAAAAAATAACGGTTGAAGGTAAAGAGATATCTATTATTCTTGAAAAAGAACAAGAATACATTTCGTTAACCGATATGCTGAAAGCTAAAGATGGTGACTTTTTTATTTCCGATTGGCTTCGTAATCGAAATACGATTGAATATCTTGGTATTTGGGAATCGGTTTATAACCCTGATTTTAATTATGGCGAATTTGCCATAATTAAAAGTCAAGCAGGTTTGAATAGTTACAAACTTAGCGTAAAAGAATGGGTTGATAAAACCAATGCAATAGGGCTAAAGGCAACCGCAGGCAGATATGGCGGAACATACGCCCATCCCGACATCGCCTTTGAATTTGGAATGTGGATTAGCCCACAATTCAAAATATATCTTGTGAAAGAGTTCCAACGCCTCAAAAGCGAAGAAAACGACCACCTAAAATTAGAATGGAACCTGCAACGTACACTTGCAAAAGTAAACTACCAAATTCACACTGATGCCATCAAGGAAAACCTTATCCCGCAAGAAATTACCAAGCAGCAGATAAACTTTATTTATGCTAATGAAGCCGATTTGCTGAATGTCGCTCTTTTCGGAATTACGGCGAAAGAGTGGCGCGACAGCAATCCAGACAAGACAGGAAACATACGGGATTATGCTACATTGGAACAACTTGTTGTATTGAGCAATATGGAGAGTGTAAACGCTTTACTTATTAGACAAGGTTTGTCTCAAAGCGAAAGACTTATGCAGCTCAACAAAGTGGCTATTACACAGATGAAATCATTACTTGCAAGCAACACAATGAAAAAATTGAAATAA